In Beggiatoa leptomitoformis, the genomic window TTTTGCTTTATATGGGCAGTTTAATGGGGTGTCGTTTATGGTTGTGTTAGGGGCATTTGTACTCTTTTTTACCCTTGCGATTTTTGGTTATGACCCGCAACGGGGGATATTACGCAAAGCAGGTCGCCCAGCAACTGCATAATCATGTATTTATCCACTTTTTCTATTACTGCCCGTTGTGCAGAAACAGGGATGTTAGGCGTTGCAATGTGTACTGCAATCCCTGCCATTGGTGGGCTTGCTATACGCGCACAAGCAGGCGTTGGAGCAATTGCAACACAGGCAAAATTAAATCCTTATTTAGGCATTATCGGGCTTGAACAATTAGCAAAGGGTGGAACAGCCGATGCAGTTTTACAAATGTTAGCGGCAGTTGACCCGTTATTTAATACACGCCAAATAGCAATAGTTGACGCAAAAGGAAACGCAATCGCACATACAGGAAAAGCGTGTTTTGCGTGGTGTGGGCAAGTTTGTGGGGCTGGTTTTGTGATTGTCGCGAATATGATGCAGGATGCGAGTACTGTTGCGGAGATGGAGCAGGTTTTTTTAGCAGAAACAAGCCTTTCTTTGCCTGAACGTTTGTTACGCGCTTTAATGGCGGGTGATGCGACAGGTGGCGATTATCGTGGACGACAATCTGCTTGTTTATATGTTGTGCATCAAGAAAGTTATCCTTATCTTGATTTACGGGTTGATGAACATCAAACGCCCGTTATGGAATTACAGCGTATTTTTGCTGTTTGGCAACGTCAATTATTGCCATTAATGGCGATGTTACCAACGCGCGAGAATCCCGCAGGAAAACTACCAACAGGTGAACATCCTTATTTTATAATGATGCGGAAACCTGTAGCGGAACGTTGAGAGCAGGTGAGAGCGGAAAGGATGGAAAATGCAACGGCTTCTCATAAAAACAAGGATAACAGAGAAGCCGTTTTTTATTGCTTAATGGTTATGATTAACAACTTGATCATAGTCGTCTATATCAGACCACACGCAACGCATGGCATCTTCTAAACGGGCATGGCTGGTGCTGGCAGAACCAACGGTTACACACCACTCGTCACTTTCGGGTATAAAATGAACCGAAAAAGGTTTACCTGTTTTTTGCAGATAAACGGCTAGTTGTTGATTGAGTTGCATGATAACTTCCCCTTAGATAATAACTTAGTGAACACTCCTGTTGCCATCCTCGTTTATTCATTTTTAATTTTTATTCTGCAATCTGGATTCTACAATTTTTATATGACCGTTTTGTGACAAAAAATATTTATTCTAAATTAGATAGATAATGTTGATAATCTAAATCTGGTGGGGATAAATATAATCGTTGTCTGTATCAGGACTTTCAGTATTAATTGGTGGAAAAACGATGGCGTTGATAAGTTTAGCTTTTGCTCGTTACCAAGCTCTGCTTGGTAATGCCTGCCTTGCAAGCTCCGCTTGCCGAGTACAAGCGGACTTAAGCGTGGGGCGTTCAAGTACCTGAATAGGCATTACCAAGTGAAACTTGGCAACGAGCAATAGATAATGTTGATAATCTAAATCTGGTGGGGATAAATATAATCGTTGTCTGTATCAGGACTTTCAGTATTAATTGGTGGAAAAACGATGGCGTTGATAAGTTTAGCTTTCTGTTAATTCTAAGCGTTTTTATTCAGACAAAAAATCTTAGGACAGTTGCAAACAGTAAATTGCTTGTGAAAATATGAAGTAGAGAAGGGAAGTTAATGGGTAACGAGTCCGTTACCCTACTATGATGCAATCAAGCTACAGCGGACATTTATTAAGAAAGGGTTGACGCATTGTATTTTTACAACATTGTAATGATATTTAACGGGTATCTAACACCGTTTAGGTAATCATCAATTGCACGTAATACCATGGGGCTACGTAACGGTTGTTCAATAATTTCCTCGCGCGTCATCCATACAGTACGAATAATTTCTTTATCTAAGGGGAGATCGGGCGAATAGTCATGATGCTTACCACAAAAGACAATACGTAAATAGGTTGTGTCATTGAGAGGATTGGTGTATTGATAAATACCTATAATTTCTGTTGGCGTAAAATGCCATGCGGTTTCTTCTAATGTTTCACGAATAACGGCATTCGTAATACTTTCTGATTTATCCAAATGTCCTGCGGGCTGGTTAAAAACCGCCATGCCATTAACATCTTCTTCAACCAGTAAAAACCGTCCTTCCGTTTCAATCACTGCGGCAACAGTAATATGTGGCAGCCAAAATGTTTGTTCTTCTTCTTGTTGTTCTAATTGGGCATACAGTTTTTCCACCAGAAACACGGTATCAACAGCCGTTTCTGCGGACTGTAAAAATTCTACACCAATATCATATTGGTCAGACTCAATATAGCGACACCAAACGACGCGCCCATAAACCTTAAGTAAATCACTAGAAAAATCATAGGGCAATGGAAAACTAATTGTGACAGTCTTACCATCTTCCCAAGGATTTTCTGATTTGAATGCCAGTCCACCAGAACTGACATTGCTTAAAAATTGTAGGTTAGTCAACGATTCATCTATCAATGAAACGGTGATGGGAATTGCCGCTGAATGTCTTAGGTATTTTCTATGCTCCATACTCATTGCTTTCCTCTCCATTTATAATATTCACGGTTATTTTATGCCTAAATAATCGTAAAACCAAATGGTATGAATAGTTTAACTCGGGTACTGTCTTTGCCATGCCAAGGTTGCCAATTGCGTAGCGTAATCAGTGATGCGCTTACGGTGTGCCAGTTTTGCAAGCCAATCGGGGCGAATGGCTGTTTCACCGTAAAATGCACCAGCTAGTTGTCCGTAAATCGCGCCTGTTGTGTCAGCATCATCCCCTAAATTCACGGCTTTAAGTACGCCATCAGTATATGTTTCTGTGTGATAAAACGCCCATAGTGCTGCCTCTAGCGAATTCACAACATAACCTGTTCCGCGTATGTAGCGGTTATTCTCTATTTCGCTCCAATGTTTTACGACAGAGGGAGGCGGTGGTATTTTTTGTTTGTAACTTCCACAAGCAATTGCATCAATTTCAGGTGCTAATGGATAAGTATGCCAATAATCAGCCAGTGGACAGTAGCGCGTACTCAGCAATGTTGTTTTGCTTTCTCCTTGTAGTGCGCCAATAAGTAAGCCCGCAAAAAATCGACACGCATCAACTGCTGTACGTGTCGCATGGGTTGTTTGCGAGCTGTTAGCTGCATATTGTATTGCATTTAAGGGGTTATAAGCATAAAACAGTGGAACAGGCGCAAGCCGCATGAGTGAACCATTACCAGCGGCTTGTATATCGGTTAGTCCACAATAAGGTTCGCGGGTTTTCTCAAACGTTTTGAGTGCGTTTAATACGGTGTTGCCAATATCAAAACATTTGTCTGTACTGCTCAAATGTCCTTGTTGATACCAGAGCAAATACCGTTCCATTTGGTCAACAGGGTCAAAGGCTTGTTTTGTTATTAAGCTTTCTGCTAGACACAGTGCCATTGATGTATCATCTGTCCATTGTCCCGCCGTCAGTTCAAAAAAACCGCCCCCTATCATATCGGTGAGCGGAGAAAAACTGTGAGGTGCTTGAAATTCCACACTTGTTCCTAGTGCATCGCCAACAGCAAGCCCAAGCAAGCAACCTGTATAAGCTTTTAAACCATAGGGTTGTGAATGTGTCATGTTAGTGAGAAGATTGGCTGGCAAGCGGTAAGGTAAAGTAGAAGCGACTGCCTTCCCCTTGTACGCTTTCTACACCCGCATTGCCTCCCAATTTGTTGGTAATTCGTCGCACGATAGAAAGTCCTAAACCATGCCCTTCATTACGCTGCCTATCTCGTTCTAATCGAGAAAACTGGCGAAATAGCTTTGCCGTTTCTTCAACAGACATTCCACGTCCATTATCTTTAACCCAAAATTCAACAAAATTGTTTGGTTTCAGCGTTGTCCCAATTTCTAATAAAGGCGGATGTCCACCATATTTAAGCCCATTGGTTAAGTAATTCATCCAAATTTCTTCAATCCAATCGGCATAACCAATGACTAGCGGAAACTGTTCAGGGATGGTTAATTTTCCTTGAAATTGTTCAATCATTGGCATTAAACGCCCTTCTACGGCGGTAATAACCGTTTTCATGTCAATCTTATCCAGTTGAATATGCTGTTTTTCTACGGTGGCCAGTAGTAATAAAGAATGGATAATTTCGACGGATTTTTTCCCAGATTTTATAATAATTTCAAATGATTTATTGAGAATTTCCCGTCGTGGGTCATCTTGCATTTCTTCCATTTCTTCAATCCCTAGTTCAGCAAAACCGATAATGGCATTAATGGGATTTTTTAAATCATGGGCAACCGTATGTGCAAAAGCCTCTAGTTCACTATTTTTCTCTAGTAAATTACGGTTTGCCTCCTCCGCTTGAATTTCCAACCCGATAATATTCCGTGATAGAAAATAGTTTAAAATCAATGCACAGATAATACAGAGCAACATAATCAGCGAAAGATTTAAAACAGCTTGTTGTGTAATATTGTCATAGCGTTCGGTTGATAAGCCTATTGTCAAGATTGCAACGGGAACATCACCTTGATAACC contains:
- a CDS encoding DUF1028 domain-containing protein, producing the protein MYLSTFSITARCAETGMLGVAMCTAIPAIGGLAIRAQAGVGAIATQAKLNPYLGIIGLEQLAKGGTADAVLQMLAAVDPLFNTRQIAIVDAKGNAIAHTGKACFAWCGQVCGAGFVIVANMMQDASTVAEMEQVFLAETSLSLPERLLRALMAGDATGGDYRGRQSACLYVVHQESYPYLDLRVDEHQTPVMELQRIFAVWQRQLLPLMAMLPTRENPAGKLPTGEHPYFIMMRKPVAER
- a CDS encoding NUDIX domain-containing protein gives rise to the protein MSMEHRKYLRHSAAIPITVSLIDESLTNLQFLSNVSSGGLAFKSENPWEDGKTVTISFPLPYDFSSDLLKVYGRVVWCRYIESDQYDIGVEFLQSAETAVDTVFLVEKLYAQLEQQEEEQTFWLPHITVAAVIETEGRFLLVEEDVNGMAVFNQPAGHLDKSESITNAVIRETLEETAWHFTPTEIIGIYQYTNPLNDTTYLRIVFCGKHHDYSPDLPLDKEIIRTVWMTREEIIEQPLRSPMVLRAIDDYLNGVRYPLNIITML
- a CDS encoding ADP-ribosylglycohydrolase family protein, with the translated sequence MTHSQPYGLKAYTGCLLGLAVGDALGTSVEFQAPHSFSPLTDMIGGGFFELTAGQWTDDTSMALCLAESLITKQAFDPVDQMERYLLWYQQGHLSSTDKCFDIGNTVLNALKTFEKTREPYCGLTDIQAAGNGSLMRLAPVPLFYAYNPLNAIQYAANSSQTTHATRTAVDACRFFAGLLIGALQGESKTTLLSTRYCPLADYWHTYPLAPEIDAIACGSYKQKIPPPPSVVKHWSEIENNRYIRGTGYVVNSLEAALWAFYHTETYTDGVLKAVNLGDDADTTGAIYGQLAGAFYGETAIRPDWLAKLAHRKRITDYATQLATLAWQRQYPS
- a CDS encoding sensor histidine kinase, translated to MNINIFSGKLMMSIKYKLPLAFLVIAFVTASSTTLFSILYFSRILNTEAQDSVEYLAETISQDNILQALVVLNIHNKMPSYLEELVNTKRLHHIVVTDIVGNELGSAGNISASSGFVQASYPIKKNNKFKFSMPGYQGDVPVAILTIGLSTERYDNITQQAVLNLSLIMLLCIICALILNYFLSRNIIGLEIQAEEANRNLLEKNSELEAFAHTVAHDLKNPINAIIGFAELGIEEMEEMQDDPRREILNKSFEIIIKSGKKSVEIIHSLLLLATVEKQHIQLDKIDMKTVITAVEGRLMPMIEQFQGKLTIPEQFPLVIGYADWIEEIWMNYLTNGLKYGGHPPLLEIGTTLKPNNFVEFWVKDNGRGMSVEETAKLFRQFSRLERDRQRNEGHGLGLSIVRRITNKLGGNAGVESVQGEGSRFYFTLPLASQSSH